A window of Apium graveolens cultivar Ventura chromosome 8, ASM990537v1, whole genome shotgun sequence contains these coding sequences:
- the LOC141680018 gene encoding secreted RxLR effector protein 161-like — MDTPVSKGDKFSLKQFPKNELEIREMQRIPYASTVGSLMYALVCTHPDIALIIGMLGTYLSNPGMEQWKAVKRVLRYLKKTKDYMLTYRKSDNLEIIGYSDSDFGGCKDESKSISGYVYLLAGGEIS, encoded by the coding sequence ATGGATACACCCGTGTCTAAGGGAGATAAATTTAGTCTCAAACAGTTTCCCAAAAATGAACTTGAGATAAGGGAAATGCAAAGGATACCATATGCATCGACAGTGGGAAGTCTAATGTATGCTCTAGTTTGTACTCATCCTGACATAGCATTAATTATTGGAATGTTGGGAACATATTTGAGTAATCCGGGAATGGAGCAATGGAAAGCAGTGAAACGAGTCTTACGGTatttgaagaaaacaaaagacTATATGCTTACATACAGGAAATCAGATAATCTAGAAATCATTGGATATTCAGATTCTGACTTTGGAGGATGCAAAGATGAAAGCAAATCTATTTCGGGCTATGTTTATCTACTGGCTGGTGGAGAGATTTCATAG